A stretch of the Mycobacterium shigaense genome encodes the following:
- a CDS encoding succinate dehydrogenase/fumarate reductase iron-sulfur subunit has protein sequence MGYNATLRVWRGDDDSGALQNFTVEVNEGEVVLDIIHRLQQTQTPDLAVRWNCKAGKCGSCSAEINGKPRLMCMTRMSSFAEDEVVTVTPLRTFPVIRDLVTDVSFNYEKAREIPSFAPPKDLQPGEYRMAQVDVQRSQEFRKCIECFLCQNVCHVVRDHEENKEAFAGPRFLMRIAELEMHPLDTLDRRDQAQEEHGLGYCNITKCCTEVCPEHIKITDNALIPMKERVADRKYDPVVWLGNKLFRR, from the coding sequence ATGGGCTACAACGCGACCCTGCGGGTCTGGCGCGGCGACGACGACAGCGGCGCGCTGCAAAACTTCACGGTCGAGGTCAACGAGGGTGAGGTGGTGCTCGACATCATCCACCGCCTGCAGCAGACCCAGACGCCTGACCTCGCCGTGCGATGGAACTGCAAGGCGGGCAAGTGCGGATCGTGCTCGGCCGAGATCAACGGCAAGCCCCGGTTGATGTGCATGACCCGGATGTCCTCGTTCGCCGAGGACGAGGTCGTGACCGTCACGCCGTTGCGGACCTTCCCGGTGATTCGCGACCTGGTCACCGACGTCTCGTTCAACTACGAGAAGGCCCGCGAGATCCCGTCCTTCGCGCCGCCCAAGGACCTGCAACCCGGCGAGTACCGGATGGCGCAGGTCGATGTGCAGCGTTCGCAGGAGTTCCGCAAGTGCATCGAATGCTTCCTGTGTCAGAACGTCTGCCACGTGGTCCGCGACCACGAGGAGAACAAGGAGGCGTTCGCCGGACCGCGCTTCCTGATGCGCATCGCCGAGCTGGAAATGCATCCGCTGGACACCCTCGACCGGCGCGACCAGGCGCAAGAGGAGCATGGCCTGGGCTACTGCAACATCACCAAGTGCTGCACCGAGGTCTGCCCGGAACACATCAAGATCACCGACAACGCGCTGATTCCGATGAAGGAGCGCGTCGCCGACCGCAAGTATGAC